The genomic interval TCGCCTTCTCCCACTACGCGCCGCAGCCGCCGGTGCCGCACCAGGGAGCACCACAGCCTCCGGCTTTCGGCATCGGCTGACAGACCTGCAGGCTGGCGCCTTTGGCCGTGTGGGCTGCTGGCACGCTGAGCTGCTTTTCGAGTTTTGTGCTGCCGCAATCAGGGCAGGTTGGCCTCTCGCCGCCGCGTAGCAACAGCTCAAAATGGTCGCCGCAGCCGGCGCAGGCGTACTCGTAAAGTGGCATGTCGGGCACCGTTACCGTGCAGGGACTGGCTGGAATCAGGTTCTGGCCCCATTGTAATGGCCGAGACTTCCGGCAGCCATGCGGTTGTATGCAGGGGCTAGTGGCCTGGGGCCGTCGCCAACCCGATAGTCAGTGCCGGCGTGCGAGCCAGGGCCAGGGTGCGGCGACTATCAAAACGCGCACGCCCAAGCGACCGTGCGGCACGCTCGGGAATGTTCTG from Pirellulales bacterium carries:
- a CDS encoding zinc ribbon domain-containing protein; this encodes MPLYEYACAGCGDHFELLLRGGERPTCPDCGSTKLEKQLSVPAAHTAKGASLQVCQPMPKAGGCGAPWCGTGGCGA